The Ornithodoros turicata isolate Travis chromosome 7, ASM3712646v1, whole genome shotgun sequence genome includes a region encoding these proteins:
- the LOC135401458 gene encoding CB1 cannabinoid receptor-interacting protein 1-like, with translation MGDSQGINFKTVLSLQREGNSEVHYKSDGTRFGSESTIKLNVETPYLLTVCFRPAQLLDNITLLGTRYTPKEKSRDHSSSTYCISWSSLGVPVTKHGKRDKIPLVLEIRNIGELLVNLQAKFYKQEDTEHATWGTALHFIDLDCIVSASSGNVIINKESFR, from the exons ATGGGGGATAGTCAGGGGATCAACTTTAAGACCGTTCTCAGCCTGCAACGAGAAGGAAACAGTGAGGTGCACTACAAG AGTGATGGAACAAGGTTTGGATCTGAGAGCACCATAAAGCTAAATGTTGAGACACCATACCTCCTGACAGTATGTTTCCGGCCAGCTCAGCTTTTAGA TAACATAACCCTGCTGGGTACCCGTTACACACCCAAAGAGAAATCGAGAGACCATTCATCTTCAACGTACTGCATCTCATGGTCAAGCCTTGGAGTACCTGTGACCAAGCACGGAAAGCGTGACAAGATTCCTCTGGTTCTTGAG ATCCGAAACATTGGCGAGCTGTTGGTCAACCTGCAAGCCAAGTTCTACAAGCAAGAGGACACAGAGCATGCAACGTGGGGAACTGCTTTACATTTCATTGACCTGGACTGCATAGTCAGCG